The proteins below are encoded in one region of Halalkalicoccus jeotgali B3:
- a CDS encoding DUF7282 domain-containing protein encodes MRRTDHNAADVSRRTVIRTGTAGLLALGGVGTVSAQDDGDEEESEADGSDEGAEPTADVTFSDQTVADNDDAPTVTVDRLEMNEGGYQSIHQYSRFQFADGEDPDEYDVPVPDELENPICESLIGITEYLEPGVYEDFEVPLFREDSPAVELGAAEVGPLEESQVMIAIPHHNTTDEDTFNCPDDPSTPDLFEDPEAVDGAFQNGDRDVEDIGVSHDLATVLVESDDEEQKETAERQTELVREGVLVPQPIGPDSEEQEEADEGDEEQQEDEDEENDDEKEQESDDEKEEEREDEERDDERDGKGNDDDDDDDDDDDGEKSDGDDDGNDENGDDDRKDRDDEDSS; translated from the coding sequence GTGCGCCGAACCGACCACAACGCAGCCGACGTATCGCGACGAACCGTCATCCGAACCGGCACCGCAGGGCTTCTGGCGCTGGGCGGAGTCGGCACCGTCTCGGCCCAAGACGACGGGGACGAAGAGGAATCGGAGGCCGACGGATCGGACGAGGGCGCCGAACCGACCGCGGACGTCACGTTCTCGGATCAGACGGTCGCCGACAACGACGACGCCCCGACCGTGACGGTCGACCGTTTGGAGATGAACGAGGGCGGGTATCAGTCGATCCATCAGTACAGCCGCTTTCAGTTCGCCGACGGGGAGGATCCCGACGAGTACGACGTTCCGGTCCCCGATGAACTGGAAAACCCCATCTGCGAGTCACTGATCGGTATCACGGAGTACCTCGAACCCGGCGTCTACGAGGACTTCGAGGTGCCGCTGTTCCGAGAGGACTCGCCGGCCGTAGAGCTCGGGGCGGCTGAGGTGGGACCGCTCGAGGAGAGCCAGGTCATGATCGCCATCCCGCACCACAACACGACCGACGAGGACACGTTCAACTGTCCCGACGACCCCTCGACGCCGGATCTGTTCGAGGACCCCGAAGCGGTCGACGGCGCGTTCCAGAACGGCGACCGCGACGTCGAGGACATCGGCGTCTCGCACGACCTCGCGACGGTGCTCGTCGAGAGCGACGACGAGGAGCAGAAAGAAACCGCCGAGCGGCAGACGGAACTGGTCAGAGAGGGCGTGCTCGTCCCACAGCCGATCGGTCCCGATAGCGAAGAGCAAGAAGAGGCAGACGAAGGGGACGAAGAACAACAGGAAGACGAGGACGAAGAGAACGACGACGAAAAAGAGCAGGAAAGCGACGACGAAAAAGAGGAAGAACGCGAGGACGAGGAGCGAGACGACGAGAGGGACGGGAAAGGAAACGACGACGACGATGACGATGACGACGACGATGACGGTGAGAAGAGCGACGGCGACGACGATGGGAACGACGAAAACGGGGACGACGACCGAAAGGACCGCGACGACGAGGACTCCTCGTAG